Genomic window (Ictalurus punctatus breed USDA103 chromosome 16, Coco_2.0, whole genome shotgun sequence):
GTAGAGAGGCAGCTCGTCTGTGCTACTGACTCCGTTGTTTATTTCTACGAGAAAAGCATTTTCGCGTTAGCACGGAAAGAAGCACGGTGTCGTTAGCATCGTAAGAAATTCCCTGAAATACAGGTACGATACTAGATTAAGGAACACACATCGAGCAGAATCGAGTGGTTTATTTTCACCTTGTTTCAGCGAACTACTGAAAACGTGGCTCGTGTGTCTTTTCGTGTCTCTCACCTGAGAAGATGAGTTTCTCCTTCATGATGCTGACGTCACGGCTGGATCTGCGCACCACGGCGCTGAGCATGATCTGCTCCGGGTTGTAGCTGCGCATCCCGCTCATCCTCCACCTGCGGTATGTATACACAGGCGGTTCTTGAACTGAACACGGTATTTAACAGTCTTCTTAATTATGACGCTTGTCTGTGTGGTACAGGtttgttattaattaaattatcaCTATTAAAAATTCAGAGCGTTATCGTGCCACTTCCGCTTACTAGTAGTAAACTTTGCTCACTCTTAACCGACCTGACGCAGACATAAACCTGGTTTAGCGTTCTTTCATGGGCAAACTATAAGCGTAACTGACCACAGGCtaatgataaatgataaaataaacgAGCTTCAGGACCAAGAACGTGTTGTACGGCAGGCAGCAAAACAAATACGACGCCAAAGGAGTGGACTTTGggatgaccaaaaaaaaataagaagctaCAATTTAACGCAAAGAACTCCAGCTTCGGGTGTAATCCTGTTTTACCTGATGAAGTGATAGCTGAGAGATTTGCAGAAAGCAGCGGAGCGAAGAGGCATGCAGCGGAGAAGGCAGACAGGAAAACgacagagaaaaaggaaaaaaaaggagaagcgATGAAGAGAACAATGGCATCAGTTCAGAAGCAGAGAGCGTTCAGACAgcttaaggtgtgtgtgtgtgtgtgtgtgggggggggggggggggggtttatttAAACGTGTACCATTTCAAATTTCAGAAATACACTCACCTCTGAAATATAAACATTCCTATGAcgactgctgcggatattacaTCAGCCATGACCCATATCAAGCAGTATTCGTCTGGACTCTGCGGAAAAAGGAGAGAGCAGGTGTTATTGTTGTGTTTCTCCACTAGATGGCGATCTAACTGTAGAAATCTTTCAAAGCATTATAACTCATgacagggaaaagaaaaagagacggaaatagaaataaaaactgaaaattgCAAGACATACAGGCTCCGCAGTCGTAGAGACAAATCACATGATATCATACTGTGATTATATAGTGCGTCTTGAAATTTATTAACCCGTTGACGTTAATGGTTTATCGAATTGTGAATGCCAGAAATAATCCCATTACGCTTACCTGGAGCATCTGGGATTGGTCAGGATGAAACGGCTTGTTCACGTCAGTATTCCAAAAGGGACGATAACATTGTGATAACGATTCGAAAATGATCCATCGCTCACCATTAACCAGATGGGCCGAGGCACTTTGCGGAGGACGTGAGGGGCGTCGGACGAGACGGAATCAACGCCGCTGCACCACAACACCGAGTAGAGCCACGGCTCGTTCACCGGGTACACGTTCACGCTCACGTTGCTGCCTCTGAAGCGTCTGATTGTACGCACGGACACACACAGATGTAGAAAAATTCGGAACAAATATCAACTCGATTAACAGATGTCAATTGAAGGTGCACCAGGTAAGAGAATTCACACAAAAATTTTAACGAGTCATGGATTACTCACAGTCATGGAGTTCtgaacccataagactttcgttcatcttcagaacacaaacgaagacattttaaatgaaacctgggagatttctgtccctccatgtacagtccaagtaaccaaaacgTCCATAAAGGTATCATAACAGTAATCCATGtcactccagtggtttaatcctaATTTTCTGAAGCGATGCTTTGAGCGTGCAAAAAAAATTGCGTCGGTTTATGTACAGTGTGCCTCTTCCTCCGCTGTAAACAGCGCAGGGCTTCCGGGTCGCGAGAGCGGACGTTCTCGCGAGAGCAAGATCGTattgtgttccgaagatgaacgaaGGTCTTATAccgatgacagaattttcatttttaggtgaactatccctttttttttccccaagattAAAGTCTCGACATTTGAAGGATTCCTGCCTGTGTtcacgaagctccgcccccagtgGCCCAtatagtgtctataaaatgacagaCACTAGGCACatccaaacaaacacataaaacaaACTGGACCGGAAGTCAGTTCTCCAAACTGGTTTTTCTCAGGAACTTAAACTTTTACTAAAGCTACAGATTAAAACATTGTTTGTAcaagcaataaaaatatatatatatatatatttttttaaatatcggAGTAGGTACGTTTCTGTGGCGCAGGAAGTATTATCAAACCACTGATGCTTGCTATTAAGCTTCGATAAGGTTAATTTGCTATGATAGTACTGCAACGAAGCAAGACACCTCATTGAGGAACTCTGTAGTTCTTGCTCTGAATGAATCGTATGGGAAAAAATGTGGGCCCGTACGTGTGTGTACCTGATTTCTGGTTCTGTTGCTTGGCTGTAGTGTAAGCTCACTGTACGGATTCCCCTTTCTTTAAACTCCTCCGCAGAAAGCTTCTCGTCCGTCTGCTCCGGCCTGGGCACAGCGGATCGCACCTTCTTCCTGTACCAGTCTTTCATCCACATCACCTacaacacacacccatataaACTTCTGACCACTGACCCACACCGTTACACGGCACCGACACCCCGACACTCATTATCTGCGTTCCAAACGTGTGTGTCGGCAACATTTCCAAAACAGACCGTGACTCCATGTTCTCCTGGATGAAGACGTCCTGAAGCGTTTACAGTAAACCTTTCCACGATGGAGGTACAACAAACACCATCGTGAATAGTTTTTCCAAGATTCTCCCCGCCCCCCCAAACATACGGAAGTCATATGGAACACAGTTCTGGAGAGTTGCTCTGTATAATTTTCGCTAATTAAGCATACCGAAATACTTGAGACTGCGTCGATCCCATACACAGGACTGACCAATGGTGGATCAGAGATCAGATATAACAAACaaaatttgtttgttgttgctattattattattattattattattattatgaggagGCCACGTGTCACCTGTTCAGACTGGATGCCGGAGCGCTGCACGGCCTTTAGGGCATCGCTGATCCAGAGCTCGTGTCGTGGGTGTTGAGGTGGAGGACTGCGCAGGCTCAACATCACTGTGCGGTTCGTCTTTACCGCCAGACGCAGCAGTTCCACCAGACTACACACCGTCTGATTGGCTGCTCGGCCTCGCTCCTTCACAGACATGAACTGGGCCGTCCAGTAAGGGTCATCCTGAGGGACAAAAGACACCAGTGACTGTTGTTTATGAGCTCTTTTCTAAAATACTTATTAGTTCTAATCCTCGTGATAAAGAGAGCATAGTGTACGCTAAGCATGCTGcagattagtgtgtgtgtgtgtgtgtgtgtaccttgagAAACCACAGGCCAGCGTTTAGAGAGCGTATCTCCGGCCAGGTGAAGAGTGAGGCGTCTTCGTGTTGCCGCCGAGGAAAGACCCGGTCCACGTCTGTGGTGCGGTGCAGCGTATGGTCACGCATCAGGAAGGCCACTCCGTCTGCACTGAGGACGGAAAAGACACGCGTCTGTTTTAGTGGAAAAAAACAGCGAAACGGTGAGTAACAGCGACTGCGGCCCCACATTAAGTAGCTCCAGTTCCTGTTAagagtagggtttttttttttttttttgaaggaagCTTTTCAGGAAGTACCTTTTCAGAAGCTTTTTAAGAAACCTTTTCAAGAACCCAGGTATGCTTTCACTCTAGAACTTTAGACACGTTGTTTCAGGAGCGCTGGGACTTGAGGCACGTTTCCACCAAAAGGGACGAGACGTTACCGAGACGTGGTTTCACCGACCTCTCCAATCCGGAACGCAGGAGGTGTAATCACGCGCTGAACCGAATCAAACGACTCAGCCGAGGTGATTGATCAAGCCCTGGGCTTTTCAGATGATTCATgctattttttcccttttatgTTAGATGTAAAGGTTAGGATGATGAATTAACAGGTACCTGATGGTGACGTCAGCCTCGAAGCCGCTGACTTTCTGCTGCAAGGCTTTGTTGAAGGACATGACGGTGTTTTCCGGAGCGAGCTATAAAGCAGATGACGATGCAAGcgtcaaatatatatatatatataaaaaagacgaataaactaaaaaaaaaaaaaaaacaacaacaaaaaaaccttcatgTAAACATTACCGAGATGCATTTGGTTCCTTCGGTCATATAATTTATCATATTAATCAATTTCAATTCAACAAACCATCGCACGCATAATCcttatttaaatctttaaacaatttataaaaatgaaatccaTTTCTACGGATAAATCTTCCTGGGGTCTTCTAAGGGGCACTGATTTTGCAGTAATGAAGGCAAAATGGAGATGGGGTTTATGGGAAGCCTGACACACCAGAGTCGGAGTGAAAACATTACACAGTAAGTGATAATAAAGATGAATAAAGCTGCATTTAAGCACCATCGGAGCTCCTCGGCGGCTGATGATGGTGGGCTGTGGCTTCAGGTTCGATCGGTCCATGATGCAGGGGGAGGAGATGGTGAGGGGAGTCAGATAGAGAGccaggagaacacacacatacagcaggAGCAGCAGTACCTgaaatcctacacacacacacacacacacaagcagataTTATTGAGGTGGATTGGGTGTATCAGGCGCACCATGAGAGTGTGTGCAACACCGGTGTTCATTTGCACAACCCACTGCATTTGCACACTCACTCGTTCTTTCTCCACGCACGACCTGACCTGCGACAATCCACCCCAACGCCGTCATGGCAGCCACGGCCCCAAGGTGCAGGAAGGGTCCAGTCGACTAGATGCAAACATAAAACCAACCACATGGAACACTGGAACCAAGCTGGGCATTGGAGCCATGTTGAAATGtcaagtagtagtagaagtagtagcaTGACAAGGACACTGGACTTGTCTATGGAACAATACGGAGCATGAAATCTCTAAGACGGTGCATTACTGACGTTTTACCGAGTGAGTGGACGTGTTCTGACCTGCAGCGAGATGAGGATGATGTCCCATTCGTCCCGCCATAAGTCGTCGATGGACACCACGCCTGTGACGGTGATGAGCAGGACGGCCAGCACGCCAATCTGCACGTATAAAGTAACGGTAAACATCCGCTAAGTTGAtatttttcacaaatgaacagagCTTCTGTAGTAAAGCTCGTTCACGAGGACGATCCGGTAGCCATACGACATTCAACAGGCAGCAATACGTCGCTTATTTCACaacacattcaaaaaaaaaattaaaaattaaaaaaacacccCGGGTAAAACGTTGGACACTCAACGGTCGCAGCTTTGCTTTCGTAGTGGAAGAGGGGAGGGGCTACCGGGCGCCGACGCTGGATgagaaaaacatttcaagatgGCCGACGACACTCTGGTGGACAAGACATCTTACGAACGGAAAAAAGCTAACGGTATAAAAAGTAAAACGAAGCAATTCTTTATCGCTGACTCGGCTAGAGCTAGCGATGTCGCGGTTTCTGCCGTCGACTGGGAAACGGCTTACACTTCtggttggtaaaaaaaaaaaaaacgtccgtGTTCCATTCGAGACGACACTACaattctaaaattcatacactagacggtagagtacatagcTCATACTGTATAGTACGTCATCTGGGACACAACTTATGTTTTTGTGATGATGTAAACATAACCATTGCGAGAACTGAGAGAATCAGCACCTGCTAGCCCTCATCCTAAAGTACAGCAGGTACTGAAAACTATACAAGTGGAATCTTTGCTTTCTGGTGGTGCAGCGAAAAATCCTGTGATACGAGTACAGGAAGAGCCAGGAAGCAAACTCGTCTGCCGTGTTTACCTTATGAACCCAGTAGAGATTGAGCTGCTGTCCCAGTGCGATATGGCAAAGGCCCAATATCTGAAAGTGGATcagacaagaaaaaaatataaataaataaaataatcagtacGTGGTGGATTAcatgacaaaaacattacatCACGATACTTAAAGGAatttctacaatacacaatGTATCACGACATACAAGTGTGCTGACAAAACAGTAGGGGTGCGttaaaaacactgcaaaaaataaacatcaccaTCAAATCGGTGGCTTCCAATCAGTGTGTGATCgcattaaacatattttaaaattgtcCATGTGATATAATTCTAACATATATGATGTGATATCTCTGAAAAGCGACGCGAGTGATACCATTTATTCCATTTACAATGATACGACGTCGTAATCGTACCCAGCCGCGATCCGGACAGCATAATCGAACGGTTTCAGGATACGAGGGTTTATGATAAATAACCGAGAGTGAAACTAGTACATGAGAAAGCATGTgtgcgcgcgagtgtgtgtTAAATGCTCACCATTAAAAATGCAGTGTAAGAGAATCCCACGAGCGTGCTGGCGAGAATGGGGACGGTACCATCGCTCCACTCCCCTGACCGGTTATATAACAGCCTGCAAGAGAGATGTGACTCGGTGTGACGGCCTCGTAGACGCCACAACCCGAGACTAACTGCCAGCGTCACTTATTACACGCTTGGTTTGCTTTAATTGACCTTTACGGCTACAGCACGTCTCGTGTTTGAGCAGGCCAGGCCGACGGAGgcgtgttcttttttttttttccttcctggATTACATGACAGAATTACAGACACACCTGCCATGCTGCCATTTCAGACACTTCTGAgtacaaattattttattttttctgggGGAAAAGCATGAAAGCGGTTAATAACACGAGCGCCTTACCAGTTAAACTCGTTGTAGTCGTTGTGAGCCTCCCACCAGAAGTAAGACcagacgaggaggaggagaaacgAGGAGCACAGGATGAGGAACCAGGAGCACTCccactgtgaagaaaaaaaaaaaggaagagaagCAATGTGAACGTTTTGAAAAAAATGGATCAGGAGTTAAACTTTTTGTGCTAATGATTAGGGAAGCCACTTGTGAAGCACAGAGTAATTTACGAAGCCTCTTAGGTTCATAACATAACATATAGTCACATGGCAAACGAATGAAACTGCAACATGACACCA
Coding sequences:
- the gdpd5a gene encoding glycerophosphodiester phosphodiesterase domain-containing protein 5 isoform X2; this encodes MILGLCHIALGQQLNLYWVHKIGVLAVLLITVTGVVSIDDLWRDEWDIILISLQSTGPFLHLGAVAAMTALGWIVAGQVVRGERTRFQVLLLLLYVCVLLALYLTPLTISSPCIMDRSNLKPQPTIISRRGAPMLAPENTVMSFNKALQQKVSGFEADVTISADGVAFLMRDHTLHRTTDVDRVFPRRQHEDASLFTWPEIRSLNAGLWFLKDDPYWTAQFMSVKERGRAANQTVCSLVELLRLAVKTNRTVMLSLRSPPPQHPRHELWISDALKAVQRSGIQSEQVMWMKDWYRKKVRSAVPRPEQTDEKLSAEEFKERGIRTVSLHYSQATEPEIRRFRGSNVSVNVYPVNEPWLYSVLWCSGVDSVSSDAPHVLRKVPRPIWLMSPDEYCLIWVMADVISAAVVIGMFIFQRWRMSGMRSYNPEQIMLSAVVRRSSRDVSIMKEKLIFSEINNGVSSTDELPLYTEHGYEGYARDTISR
- the gdpd5a gene encoding glycerophosphodiester phosphodiesterase domain-containing protein 5 isoform X1, which translates into the protein MVKHQPLQVYERQLCLSCLTGIYGCRWKRYQRSHDDSSKWECSWFLILCSSFLLLLVWSYFWWEAHNDYNEFNWLLYNRSGEWSDGTVPILASTLVGFSYTAFLMILGLCHIALGQQLNLYWVHKIGVLAVLLITVTGVVSIDDLWRDEWDIILISLQSTGPFLHLGAVAAMTALGWIVAGQVVRGERTRFQVLLLLLYVCVLLALYLTPLTISSPCIMDRSNLKPQPTIISRRGAPMLAPENTVMSFNKALQQKVSGFEADVTISADGVAFLMRDHTLHRTTDVDRVFPRRQHEDASLFTWPEIRSLNAGLWFLKDDPYWTAQFMSVKERGRAANQTVCSLVELLRLAVKTNRTVMLSLRSPPPQHPRHELWISDALKAVQRSGIQSEQVMWMKDWYRKKVRSAVPRPEQTDEKLSAEEFKERGIRTVSLHYSQATEPEIRRFRGSNVSVNVYPVNEPWLYSVLWCSGVDSVSSDAPHVLRKVPRPIWLMSPDEYCLIWVMADVISAAVVIGMFIFQRWRMSGMRSYNPEQIMLSAVVRRSSRDVSIMKEKLIFSEINNGVSSTDELPLYTEHGYEGYARDTISR